In Pseudomonadota bacterium, one DNA window encodes the following:
- a CDS encoding class I SAM-dependent RNA methyltransferase has translation MKTDSISEEAGRTGPECIHFGACGGCSLQDVPLDRYREEKRAQVVEALERRGLSQVPVLPLVPTPVRSRRRAMLAARKAGGRVLLGFNERRSSRIVDITGCTILVPALMALLPRLRVFLQVLLKEGPALDVSLTALPDGVDILLTGRLDLSLEAREAVAAFAAQGGVSRVAVASAPYAEAEPLIQLRPCMTFFGGVPVAMPPGAFLQASAEGEQALVRLVVDAVGAAVTVADLFSGCGTFTFPLAKTARVHAFETSALAVQAIQATGQRGVTATRRDLDQDPLTVKELSRFQAVVLDPPRRGAQEQCRQLARSDVPVLVFVSCSPDSFARDARILADGGYRPVSVTPVDQFVWSSHIELVGVFVR, from the coding sequence ATGAAAACAGACAGTATTTCTGAAGAGGCCGGACGGACAGGGCCGGAGTGCATCCATTTCGGGGCCTGCGGGGGGTGTTCGCTGCAGGATGTGCCCCTGGACCGGTACCGGGAAGAAAAGCGCGCCCAGGTCGTGGAGGCGCTGGAGCGCAGGGGGCTGTCGCAGGTTCCCGTGCTTCCGCTGGTGCCCACTCCGGTCCGGAGCCGCCGCCGGGCCATGCTGGCAGCCCGGAAAGCCGGTGGCCGGGTTCTGCTGGGGTTCAATGAGCGTCGCTCCTCCCGGATTGTGGATATCACGGGCTGCACGATCCTGGTGCCGGCCCTGATGGCCTTGCTGCCGCGCCTGCGGGTTTTCCTGCAGGTCCTGCTGAAGGAGGGTCCGGCGCTGGATGTGTCCCTGACCGCCCTGCCGGACGGGGTGGATATCCTGCTGACCGGCCGGCTGGACCTGTCGCTGGAGGCCAGGGAAGCTGTAGCCGCGTTTGCGGCACAGGGCGGCGTTTCGCGGGTTGCTGTGGCGTCTGCGCCCTATGCCGAGGCCGAGCCCCTGATCCAGCTGCGGCCCTGCATGACGTTTTTCGGCGGAGTGCCTGTGGCCATGCCGCCGGGTGCCTTCCTGCAGGCCAGCGCGGAAGGGGAGCAGGCCCTGGTGCGGCTGGTGGTGGACGCTGTGGGTGCAGCCGTCACGGTTGCGGACCTGTTTTCCGGCTGTGGCACGTTCACCTTTCCGCTGGCGAAAACAGCCCGTGTCCATGCTTTTGAGACTTCTGCCCTGGCGGTGCAGGCCATCCAGGCCACAGGACAGCGGGGCGTGACAGCCACCCGGCGGGATCTGGACCAGGATCCGCTGACCGTGAAGGAACTGTCCCGGTTCCAGGCTGTGGTGCTGGATCCCCCCCGGCGTGGTGCGCAGGAGCAGTGCCGCCAGCTGGCCCGCAGCGATGTGCCTGTGCTGGTCTTCGTTTCCTGCAGTCCGGACAGTTTCGCCCGGGACGCCCGCATCCTGGCGGATGGCGGATACCGCCCGGTTTCGGTCACCCCGGTTGACCAGTTCGTGTGGTCATCCCATATCGAGCTTGTGGGCGTTTTTGTCCGATGA
- a CDS encoding exopolysaccharide biosynthesis protein produces MHIHLPHLPHGPRPERTTDLLLRLVAEEGSPRLTINDLIAGLGDRAFGLMILLFALPNCVPAPPGIGSLLGLPIFLFSIQLMRGKHRPWLPRAIGGRSFSRSDIRRVIVRAAPVTRWFEAICKPRLRFMTEGVILRLVGFLIFLLSALIILPFPGTNWLPGVTIAILSIGLIERDGLIVLGSSLAGLAAFWLSGTFFYVGLKWALGKLGEFF; encoded by the coding sequence GTGCATATCCACCTTCCCCACCTGCCCCACGGTCCCCGTCCCGAAAGGACGACGGACCTCCTGCTGCGACTGGTAGCCGAGGAGGGCTCTCCCCGGCTGACCATCAACGACCTGATTGCGGGTCTGGGCGACCGGGCCTTCGGTCTGATGATCCTGCTGTTCGCCCTGCCCAACTGCGTCCCCGCACCGCCCGGGATCGGATCCCTGCTGGGTCTGCCCATCTTCCTGTTCTCCATCCAGCTGATGCGGGGAAAGCACAGGCCATGGCTGCCGCGGGCGATCGGGGGGCGCAGTTTTTCCCGCAGCGATATCCGCCGGGTCATTGTGCGGGCCGCGCCCGTAACCCGCTGGTTCGAGGCGATCTGCAAGCCCCGCCTGCGCTTCATGACCGAGGGGGTGATCCTGCGCCTGGTAGGGTTCCTGATCTTCCTGCTGTCGGCCCTGATTATCCTGCCGTTTCCGGGCACCAACTGGTTGCCTGGTGTGACGATAGCCATTCTCTCGATTGGCCTGATCGAGCGCGACGGCCTGATTGTCCTGGGCAGCAGCCTGGCGGGCCTGGCCGCTTTCTGGCTGTCGGGAACGTTTTTCTATGTGGGCCTCAAGTGGGCCCTGGGAAAACTGGGGGAGTTTTTCTAG